In a single window of the Pieris rapae chromosome 9, ilPieRapa1.1, whole genome shotgun sequence genome:
- the LOC110999327 gene encoding RNA polymerase-associated protein Rtf1 isoform X2: MAKRKNKPLIDSDSSSDCSDLDSQFLNLAKKKKKPGESPPPAKSNSKSSDSESDWDDDDKKDDKSSSSSDSDSNSDAESDASKKETPKPTRKSSSEEDRKRDKNEEKKKVERSDEKKKVDKDVRMSVDSAGSGKKKDVYSEPEEGEVSSHSSDNDSIDSEEEFDDGYDENLMGDEEDRARLAALSEKEREQEIFKRIERRDLMKTRWEIERKLRLARRSAAERGASPGELARRRDRRKQRRAQRAQRAKAQAQKEAEARERERTSEKHESDIEEPKEDEKLKEKPPPSPGEIPDDNKDTDRNAERSGSPLFGAKSERKRNVDDKRVNAMAALRAQRDARAKLTEHKQKKRMEEEKKDKEEDDDADAEIIGGTSKQSVKLKASDIYSDDSGSDSDDNKSQAGRRSSTSSSSSSGEEPAPREREQEEVKYADTKDQINKLRLSRFKLERLVHLPFFARVVTGCFVRIGIGNNNGNPVYRVAEIIDVYETAKVYNLGNTRTNKGLKLRHGTQDRVFRLEFVSNQEFTESEFQKWFKAIKDANKKPPIMDFVRSKISEVKDALMYEFKEEDIEKIVAEKDRFRSHPTNYAMKKTQLMKERDVAQLRGDEELVMDLNSKIQELEDRANQLDKTRTSSIQSISYINNRNRKLNVETAEKAIMEEIKANKGKKIDDPFTRRHTKPVMNFKSHGGRSQEVEKHPEEDEEAQKLREEEQKTKERQEKERLMQQQTEEEASKSQSRSGSDSLYSLHDFDINIDIDLPIPKAVTSQPKQITTKVKETGPKRSLNLDEYKKRHGLI, from the exons atggCTAAACGTAAGAACAAACCATTGATAGATTCTGATTCCAGCAGCGATTGCTCTGATTTGGATTCA caatttttaaacttagcgaaaaagaaaaagaagcctGGAGAATCTCCTCCACCAGCAAAATCAAATAGTAAATCGTCAGACAGCGAATCTGACTGGGATGATGATGATAAAAAAGAtg acaaatcatcatcatcatcagatTCAGATTCAAACAGTGATGCAGAAAGTGATGCATCAAAGAAAGAGACTCCAAAACCTACAAGAAAAAGTTCTTCAGAAGAAGATCGAAAGAGAGATAAAAATGAAGAGAAGAAAAAAGTTGAAAGAAGTGATGAGAAAAAGAAAGTTGATAAAGATGTTCGAATGAGTGTTGATAGTGCTGGGTctggaaagaaaaaagatgTCTATAGTGAGCCTGAAGaag GGGAGGTGTCATCACATTCCTCGGATAATGATTCTATTGACTCTGAAGAAGAATTTGACGATgg ttaTGATGAAAATTTGATGGGTGATGAAGAAGATAGAGCACGATTGGCTGCCTTATCAGAGAAAGAGAGGGAACAAGAGATATTCAAACGTATCGAAAGGAGAGATCTTATGAAAACCAg ATGGGAAATAGAACGTAAATTGCGTCTGGCCCGGCGTTCAGCTGCGGAACGCGGAGCCTCACCAGGTGAACTCGCTCGTCGACGAGATAGAAGGAAGCAACGAAGAGCGCAGAGGGCTCAGAGGGCGAAAGCTCAGGCGCAGAAAGAAGCAGAGGCGAGAGAAAGGGAGAGGACTAGTGAGAAACACG AATCAGATATTGAAGAGCCGAAAGAAGatgagaaattaaaagaaaagccACCACCTAGTCCGGGAGAGATACCTGATGATAATAAAGACACAG ATCGTAATGCAGAAAGGTCTGGTTCACCTTTGTTCGGGGCTAAAAGTGAACGAAAACGTAATGTCGACGACAAAAGAGTGAACGCTATGGCGGCCTTGAGGGCCCAGCGAGACGCGAGGGCTAAACTCACGGAGCACAAGCAGAAGAAGAGAATGGAGGAAGAGAAGAAGGACAAAGAAGAAGACGAT gaTGCAGATGCAGAAATAATTGGTGGCACAAGCAAACAAAGTGTGAAATTAAAAGCATCAGATATTTATTCAGATGACTCTGGAAGCGATTCTGATGATAATAAATCGCAAG CAGGTCGTCGCAGTTCCACCAGTTCCTCCTCTTCGTCAGGTGAGGAACCGGCTCCTCGTGAACGGGAGCAGGAAGAAGTGAAGTACGCTGACACCAAGGATCAAATCAACAAATTACGACTGAGcag gTTTAAATTGGAAAGATTAGTTCATCTACCGTTCTTCGCTCGAGTAGTTACAGGATGTTTTGTTAGAATCGGAATAGGAAATAATAATGGCAATCCTGTGTACAGA GTAGCGGAGATTATAGACGTATACGAAACGGCGAAAGTATACAATTTAGGCAACACAAGGACAAACAAAGGACTGAAACTCAGACATGGCACTCAGGACAGGGTGTTTCGATTAGAATTTGTTAGTAATCAA gaATTCACAGAATCAGAATTTCAAAAATGGTTCAAAGCAATAAAGGACGCGAACAAAAAGCCTCCCATAATGGACTTTGTTAGAAGTAAAATTAGTGAAGTTAAAGATGCACTTATGTACGAatttaag GAAGaagatatagaaaaaatagtaGCCGAGAAAGATAGATTCCGATCTCACCCCACCAATTATGCCATGAAGAAGACACAGCTCATGAAAGAGAGAGATGTCGCACAGCTGAG AGGCGATGAAGAATTAGTAATGGatttaaattcgaaaattCAAGAGTTGGAAGACAGAGCCAACCAATTGGACAAGACGAGGACGTCGTCCATACAAAGTATTTCGTACATTAACAATAGGAACAGGAAACTCAACGTGGAAACTGCAGAAAAGGCTATCATGGAAGAg ATTAAAGCGAATAAAGGCAAGAAAATTGACGACCCTTTCACGAGAAGACACACGAAGCCTGTTATGAATTTCAAGTCGCATGGCGGGAGAAGTCAG GAAGTGGAGAAGCATCCGGAAGAAGATGAAGAAGCGCAGAAACTTAGAGAAGAAGAACAGAAGACAAAAGAGCGACAAGAGAAAGAGAGACTTATG CAACAGCAAACAGAAGAAGAAGCTTCGAAATCCCAGAGCAGGAGCGGGTCGGATAGTCTGTACTCGTTGCACGATTTTGACATTAATATTGATATCGACCTGCCTATACCta aagcCGTTACAAGTCAGCCGAAACAAATAACGACAAAAGTGAAAGAAACGGGCCCCAAACGTTCACTAAATCTAGACGAGTATAAGAAACGGCACGGGCTTATTTAG
- the LOC110999327 gene encoding RNA polymerase-associated protein Rtf1 isoform X1 gives MAKRKNKPLIDSDSSSDCSDLDSQFLNLAKKKKKPGESPPPAKSNSKSSDSESDWDDDDKKDDKSSSSSDSDSNSDAESDASKKETPKPTRKSSSEEDRKRDKNEEKKKVERSDEKKKVDKDVRMSVDSAGSGKKKDVYSEPEEGEVSSHSSDNDSIDSEEEFDDGYDENLMGDEEDRARLAALSEKEREQEIFKRIERRDLMKTRWEIERKLRLARRSAAERGASPGELARRRDRRKQRRAQRAQRAKAQAQKEAEARERERTSEKHESDIEEPKEDEKLKEKPPPSPGEIPDDNKDTDRNAERSGSPLFGAKSERKRNVDDKRVNAMAALRAQRDARAKLTEHKQKKRMEEEKKDKEEDDDADAEIIGGTSKQSVKLKASDIYSDDSGSDSDDNKSQAAGRRSSTSSSSSSGEEPAPREREQEEVKYADTKDQINKLRLSRFKLERLVHLPFFARVVTGCFVRIGIGNNNGNPVYRVAEIIDVYETAKVYNLGNTRTNKGLKLRHGTQDRVFRLEFVSNQEFTESEFQKWFKAIKDANKKPPIMDFVRSKISEVKDALMYEFKEEDIEKIVAEKDRFRSHPTNYAMKKTQLMKERDVAQLRGDEELVMDLNSKIQELEDRANQLDKTRTSSIQSISYINNRNRKLNVETAEKAIMEEIKANKGKKIDDPFTRRHTKPVMNFKSHGGRSQEVEKHPEEDEEAQKLREEEQKTKERQEKERLMQQQTEEEASKSQSRSGSDSLYSLHDFDINIDIDLPIPKAVTSQPKQITTKVKETGPKRSLNLDEYKKRHGLI, from the exons atggCTAAACGTAAGAACAAACCATTGATAGATTCTGATTCCAGCAGCGATTGCTCTGATTTGGATTCA caatttttaaacttagcgaaaaagaaaaagaagcctGGAGAATCTCCTCCACCAGCAAAATCAAATAGTAAATCGTCAGACAGCGAATCTGACTGGGATGATGATGATAAAAAAGAtg acaaatcatcatcatcatcagatTCAGATTCAAACAGTGATGCAGAAAGTGATGCATCAAAGAAAGAGACTCCAAAACCTACAAGAAAAAGTTCTTCAGAAGAAGATCGAAAGAGAGATAAAAATGAAGAGAAGAAAAAAGTTGAAAGAAGTGATGAGAAAAAGAAAGTTGATAAAGATGTTCGAATGAGTGTTGATAGTGCTGGGTctggaaagaaaaaagatgTCTATAGTGAGCCTGAAGaag GGGAGGTGTCATCACATTCCTCGGATAATGATTCTATTGACTCTGAAGAAGAATTTGACGATgg ttaTGATGAAAATTTGATGGGTGATGAAGAAGATAGAGCACGATTGGCTGCCTTATCAGAGAAAGAGAGGGAACAAGAGATATTCAAACGTATCGAAAGGAGAGATCTTATGAAAACCAg ATGGGAAATAGAACGTAAATTGCGTCTGGCCCGGCGTTCAGCTGCGGAACGCGGAGCCTCACCAGGTGAACTCGCTCGTCGACGAGATAGAAGGAAGCAACGAAGAGCGCAGAGGGCTCAGAGGGCGAAAGCTCAGGCGCAGAAAGAAGCAGAGGCGAGAGAAAGGGAGAGGACTAGTGAGAAACACG AATCAGATATTGAAGAGCCGAAAGAAGatgagaaattaaaagaaaagccACCACCTAGTCCGGGAGAGATACCTGATGATAATAAAGACACAG ATCGTAATGCAGAAAGGTCTGGTTCACCTTTGTTCGGGGCTAAAAGTGAACGAAAACGTAATGTCGACGACAAAAGAGTGAACGCTATGGCGGCCTTGAGGGCCCAGCGAGACGCGAGGGCTAAACTCACGGAGCACAAGCAGAAGAAGAGAATGGAGGAAGAGAAGAAGGACAAAGAAGAAGACGAT gaTGCAGATGCAGAAATAATTGGTGGCACAAGCAAACAAAGTGTGAAATTAAAAGCATCAGATATTTATTCAGATGACTCTGGAAGCGATTCTGATGATAATAAATCGCAAG caGCAGGTCGTCGCAGTTCCACCAGTTCCTCCTCTTCGTCAGGTGAGGAACCGGCTCCTCGTGAACGGGAGCAGGAAGAAGTGAAGTACGCTGACACCAAGGATCAAATCAACAAATTACGACTGAGcag gTTTAAATTGGAAAGATTAGTTCATCTACCGTTCTTCGCTCGAGTAGTTACAGGATGTTTTGTTAGAATCGGAATAGGAAATAATAATGGCAATCCTGTGTACAGA GTAGCGGAGATTATAGACGTATACGAAACGGCGAAAGTATACAATTTAGGCAACACAAGGACAAACAAAGGACTGAAACTCAGACATGGCACTCAGGACAGGGTGTTTCGATTAGAATTTGTTAGTAATCAA gaATTCACAGAATCAGAATTTCAAAAATGGTTCAAAGCAATAAAGGACGCGAACAAAAAGCCTCCCATAATGGACTTTGTTAGAAGTAAAATTAGTGAAGTTAAAGATGCACTTATGTACGAatttaag GAAGaagatatagaaaaaatagtaGCCGAGAAAGATAGATTCCGATCTCACCCCACCAATTATGCCATGAAGAAGACACAGCTCATGAAAGAGAGAGATGTCGCACAGCTGAG AGGCGATGAAGAATTAGTAATGGatttaaattcgaaaattCAAGAGTTGGAAGACAGAGCCAACCAATTGGACAAGACGAGGACGTCGTCCATACAAAGTATTTCGTACATTAACAATAGGAACAGGAAACTCAACGTGGAAACTGCAGAAAAGGCTATCATGGAAGAg ATTAAAGCGAATAAAGGCAAGAAAATTGACGACCCTTTCACGAGAAGACACACGAAGCCTGTTATGAATTTCAAGTCGCATGGCGGGAGAAGTCAG GAAGTGGAGAAGCATCCGGAAGAAGATGAAGAAGCGCAGAAACTTAGAGAAGAAGAACAGAAGACAAAAGAGCGACAAGAGAAAGAGAGACTTATG CAACAGCAAACAGAAGAAGAAGCTTCGAAATCCCAGAGCAGGAGCGGGTCGGATAGTCTGTACTCGTTGCACGATTTTGACATTAATATTGATATCGACCTGCCTATACCta aagcCGTTACAAGTCAGCCGAAACAAATAACGACAAAAGTGAAAGAAACGGGCCCCAAACGTTCACTAAATCTAGACGAGTATAAGAAACGGCACGGGCTTATTTAG